One Clupea harengus chromosome 3, Ch_v2.0.2, whole genome shotgun sequence DNA window includes the following coding sequences:
- the syt19 gene encoding synaptotagmin-2 has protein sequence MIILPGTEQLDIRMPFPDEVKYSILGISILLFLIAMGILIWQVQKCCVRAHDSKDSVSSLVTEDKSDLSGSSSFYSQRPRFKEEYAHEQVRRLSRCLSQDSPSASVLNGSLESLEDQEEEEQMRGSLHFSLYYDQLQAQLVVTVLEARELPLRDFRHSVNPFVHVRLLWAREAENEEEEEDDEEEERRRKEKSFGNPQPMQCVLQEWQSRLVQNSSNPAFGDQFSCAVPEEDVLRITVKLEVRDFDKYSRHEILGEVRTPLRNLNISYPLELWQDLQRPRKDLVGEVLLSLKYMPTSQRIEVGVLKIRIISKSTGTARALYVRASVQCNQCKLRHQKTATKPQWDVTVFNEVMIFVLPDSHVRECTIAVNVYEVHPEKKSSKHLIGQLTMGKGRQSEDEHWKLMTRSLRQPIAKWHPLYV, from the exons ATGATTATTCTCCCGGGCACCGAGCAGTTGGACATTCGAATGCCGTTTCCAGATGAAGTCAAGTACTCTATTTTGGGCATCTCTATTCTGCTCTTCCTCATAGCTATGGGCATTCTTATCTGGCAAGTTCAAAAATGCTGTGTCAGGGCTCATGATTCAAAAGATTCAG TGAGCAGCTTGGTGACAGAAGACAAAAGTGACCTGAGTGGAAGCTCCTCTTTTTACAGTCAGAGACCAAGATTTAAG GAAGAGTACGCCCATGAGCAGGTGCGCAGGCTGAGCCGTTGCCTCTCACAGGACTCTCCATCGGCCTCAGTACTGAACGGCAGCTTGGAGAGCTTGgaggaccaggaggaggaggagcagatgCGTGGCTCCCTGCACTTCTCCCTCTACTACGACCAGCTGCAGGCCCAGCTGGTGGTGACCGTGCTGGAGGCCAGAGAGCTGCCCCTGCGTGACTTCAGACACAGTGTGAACCCTTTCGTTCACGTGCGTCTCCTGTGGGCCAGAGAGGCGGAAAacgaagaagaggaggaggatgatgaagaagaggagaggaggaggaaggagaagagctTCGGCAACCCCCAGCCTATGCAGTGTGTGCTTCAAGAGTGGCAGTCGCGGCTGGTGCAGAACAGCAGCAACCCGGCCTTTGGGGACCAGTTCTCCTGCGCTGTGCCTGAGGAGGACGTCCTCCGCATCACTGTGAAACTGGAG GTTCGTGACTTTGATAAGTACTCCAGGCATGAGATTCTGGGGGAGGTCCGCACACCTTTGAGAAATTTGAATATTTCGTATCCTCTGGAGCTGTGGCAGGATCTACAACGACCCAGAAAG GACTTGGTTGGTGAAGTGCTCCTTTCTCTGAAGTACATGCCCACATCACAGAGGATAGAGGTGGGTGTCCTGAAGATCAGGATAATTTCAAAGTCCACCGGGACAGCCAGAG CACTGTATGTCAGGGCCAGTGTCCAATGCAACCAGTGCAAGCTCCGGCATCAGAAGACAGCCACGAAGCCCCAGTGGGACGTCACGGTCTTCAATGAGGTCATGATTTTTGTGCTGCCTGACTCTCATGTACGGGAGTGCACCATTGCGGTGAATGTATATGAGGTGCACCCCGAAAAGAAATCATCAAAACACCTGATTGGCCAGCTAACCAtggggaaggggagacagtCAGAGGATGAACACTGGAAGCTGATGACGCGGTCGCTTCGACAGCCAATCGCAAAGTGGCATCCCCTGTATGTGTGA